A section of the Amblyomma americanum isolate KBUSLIRL-KWMA chromosome 2, ASM5285725v1, whole genome shotgun sequence genome encodes:
- the LOC144119302 gene encoding uncharacterized protein LOC144119302 isoform X2 has protein sequence MYTVMTPLVLLLVLATATAVQKVGYGGLGYGGLGYGGLGYGGLGSGGLGYGGVGGLGGLGGVGGLGGVGGLGGVGGVGIGSSVALLSGGPGFAKVVAGPAFVVRSVHHVNKVSGGGALLAHSGLGGGYGLGGGYGLGGGYGLGGGYGLGGGYGLGGGYGLGGGLGGGSGYGGYGKYGGYGYKG, from the exons ATGTACACTGTG ATGACGCCTCTCGTCCTCCTTCTGGTCCTGGCCACTGCCACGGCTGTTCAAAAGGTTGGCTACGGTGGACTCGGCTATGGAGGCCTGGGATACGGTGGCCTCGGATACGGTGGACTGGGATCCGGCGGCCTGGGATACGGTGGTGTCGGCGGCTTGGGGGGTTTGGGCGGCGTAGGTGGCCTGGGCGGTGTAGGAGGCTTGGGTGGCGTTGGCGGCGTGGGGATAGGCAGCAGCGTGGCTCTTCTGAGCGGAGGACCTGGATTTGCTAAGGTTGTGGCTGGACCTGCCTTCGTAGTGAGGTCAGTGCACCACGTCAACAAGGTCAGCGGCGGTGGGGCCCTCCTTGCTCACTCTGGCCTCGGCGGAGGATACGGCCTCGGTGGTGGATACGGCCTCGGCGGAGGATACGGCCTCGGAGGAGGATACGGCCTCGGAGGAGGATACGGCCTCGGCGGAGGATATGGCCTCGGTGGAGGATTAGGTGGCGGTTCGGGCTACGGTGGATACGGAAAATACGGTGGCTATGGCTACAAGGGTTGA
- the LOC144119302 gene encoding uncharacterized protein LOC144119302 isoform X1, with amino-acid sequence MPTCGSRPDANLWIASRCMSSRVYKTALLQAFTTADVVLSSGTPKMYTVMTPLVLLLVLATATAVQKVGYGGLGYGGLGYGGLGYGGLGSGGLGYGGVGGLGGLGGVGGLGGVGGLGGVGGVGIGSSVALLSGGPGFAKVVAGPAFVVRSVHHVNKVSGGGALLAHSGLGGGYGLGGGYGLGGGYGLGGGYGLGGGYGLGGGYGLGGGLGGGSGYGGYGKYGGYGYKG; translated from the exons ATGCCAACCTGTGGATCGCGTCCAGATGCCAACCTTTGGATCGCGTCCAGATGCAT GTCCTCAAGAGTATATAAAACTGCGCTCCTGCAAGCCTTCACTACCGCTGACGTCGTGCTCAGTTCCGGAACACCAAAGATGTACACTGTG ATGACGCCTCTCGTCCTCCTTCTGGTCCTGGCCACTGCCACGGCTGTTCAAAAGGTTGGCTACGGTGGACTCGGCTATGGAGGCCTGGGATACGGTGGCCTCGGATACGGTGGACTGGGATCCGGCGGCCTGGGATACGGTGGTGTCGGCGGCTTGGGGGGTTTGGGCGGCGTAGGTGGCCTGGGCGGTGTAGGAGGCTTGGGTGGCGTTGGCGGCGTGGGGATAGGCAGCAGCGTGGCTCTTCTGAGCGGAGGACCTGGATTTGCTAAGGTTGTGGCTGGACCTGCCTTCGTAGTGAGGTCAGTGCACCACGTCAACAAGGTCAGCGGCGGTGGGGCCCTCCTTGCTCACTCTGGCCTCGGCGGAGGATACGGCCTCGGTGGTGGATACGGCCTCGGCGGAGGATACGGCCTCGGAGGAGGATACGGCCTCGGAGGAGGATACGGCCTCGGCGGAGGATATGGCCTCGGTGGAGGATTAGGTGGCGGTTCGGGCTACGGTGGATACGGAAAATACGGTGGCTATGGCTACAAGGGTTGA